A segment of the Candidatus Eisenbacteria bacterium genome:
ATCGGTAAGAGTGTTGTGATCGAGCTCGGCCCCGTTCTCACCGCACTCGTAGTGGCGGGCAGGGTGGGAGCCTCCATCGCGGCCGAGCTGGGCACGATGAAAGTGACGGAGCAGATAGACGCTCTGGAGACGATAGGCATAAGTCCCATAAGATACCTGGCGGTCCCCAGATTCATCGCAGGAATGGTAATGCTCCCGGTGGTGACGATTTTCTCTGATTTTCTCGCCATCGCCGGAGCATACGCGGTCGCGTACTTCTCTCTCAACGTGAGCTCGAACGTTTTCATGGAGGGTCTGCGACTATTCTTTCACCTGCAGGACGTGTTCGGTGGACTCGTGAAGAGTCTCTTTTTTGGCGTCGTAATAGCCACGATGGGTTGCTACTTTGGGTTTAACGCCGAGGGTGGTGCGGAAGGCGTTGGGCGGGCCACGACGAAGGCCGTCGTGGGATCCTGCCTGCTCATACTTGTGCTCGACTACTTACTTGCCTCATTACTCTTCAGAGTAATATTCGCGTGACAGTGACATGATAGTAATTGAGAAATTGGAAAAGAGTTTCAACGGGCAGCGCGTACTGAGAGAGCTCGACCTGACGATCCAGTCTCGAGAATCGCTCGTCGTCATAGGCAGGAGCGGATGCGGCAAGAGTGTTCTTCTCAAGCACGTCATAGGGCTCATGCGGCCGGACAGCGGGCACGTCTACATCGATTCTGATGATGTGACGGCGATGAGCGAAACCGAGCTTAACGTACTCCGAAAACGATTCGGCATGGTCTTTCAGGGTGCGGCCCTCTTTGATTCTCTCACGGTGGGGGAAAACATTGCTCTGCCTCTTCGAGAACACACTACTCTTTCGGAAGACGAGATCCTGGACCGCGTGAGGGGAAAGCTCCGATTGGTGGGGCTGGAGGGCATCGAGGCAGCAAGTCCGGCCAGCCTGAGCGGCGGCATGAAAAAGAGGGTCGGCCTCGCGAGAGCCATAGCCATGGATCCTGAGTTCGTCCTTTACGATGAACCGACTACGGGGTTGGACCCGATAATGGCAGACGCAATAAACAGTTTGATAAGGACCCTGCAGAAGCAGCTTTCTATCACGTCAGTGGCAGTGACGCACGACATGAGAAGTGCCTACAGGATCGGAGACACGATCGCAATGCTGCACGACGGGAAGATAATATACAAGGGCACACCCGACGAGATCCGCAAGTGCGAAGATCCCATAGTGTGCCAATTCATTACGGGGAACGCATCCGGTCCGATGTCTCAGTCACAGGAGACGAAAAATTCCATGGGTAACAGGAGGAGTTGATGGACAGAAGAGGAGCAGAGCTTAAGGTCGGGATAGCCGTGATATTTGCTCTCGTTGTCCTTGTCGGCGGGATCATCTGGATAAAGGGTTTCAAGATTGCCAGCCAGAGCTATCCCGTCAGGATAGCTTTTGACGAGGTGGGTGGCCTCGGTACGGGTGACCCCGTGACAGTGCAGGGTGTGACCAAGGGCTCCGTCAAGAACATAGAACTTGGGAGGGCACTGGTGTACGTGGACATTTCCATGGACAAGAGCATCGTAATAACCAACGACACACAGTTTGTCATCAGGAACATCGGCCTCATGGGCGAGAAGTACGTGGCGGTCAAGCTCGGGAAGTCTCAGCAGAAGGTTCGAGAAGGCCAGATTCTTCGCGGCGCGTATGAGAGTGGAATCCCCGAGGTGGTCGGCGAACTCGGCGTGGCGCTCAAAGAATTCGAACGGACCGTGAGCACGGTACGCAACGCGGTGGAAGAAATCGAGACGGAGGGGGAAGTCAAAGCAACCTTTGGAGATCTGAGAGCCTTCAGTTCTGAGATGAGAGGTACGATCGAGGAGAATCGAGACAATCTTCGCGCCGCCATAGAAGACATGAGATACGCAAGCGGAAAGCTCAAGGAGTTTGCTCAAGTGAGAGGGCCCGAGATTGACAACATGGTTTCGAGACTGACCACGACGTCGGAGAGCATAGAGGAGCTCGTCGGGCAACTCGAGAAGTTGAGCAACTCGATGGAGCTTGTCCTCAGGAAAGTAGAAAGGGGCGAAGGCTCGCTCGGGAAACTTGTGAACGACGAGTCGTTGCACAGAGAGATGACGGCCACGCTGGAGGACACGAGAGCTCTCATAGCCGACATAAAGCTGCATCCGAAGCGCTATTTGAAAGTCAGTATTTTCTAAAGAGGGCCCGCGCCCTCTCGCGGCAGGATATTTAGAGAGATGAAAGTCCAGAAGAAGATAGTCTTTGTTTGCCAGAATTGCGGTTACGAAAGCGGGAAGTGGTTCGGGAAATGCCCCACCTGCGGCGAGTGGAACTCCTCCATCGAGGAGGAGAGAAGAAAGACTAGAGAAAAGTGGGTGGAGGGCGGCATCGCCCTGAAGCAACCCAGGCGTCTCGAAGACATTTCTGACTCGGAAGTCGAGAGAATTGCCACTGGGATCGACGAGTTCGACCGGGTACTGGGCGGTGGCCTTGTGCACGGCGAGCTCGTGCTGGTTGGTGGTGACCCCGGCATCGGAAAATCCACGCTCTTGCTGCAGGCGCTAAGCAAGCTGGTCGAGAACGGACAGGCCGGCTTCTATGTTTCCGGCGAAGAGAGCGAAGCGCAGACGAGGATGAGAGCTCGAAGGCTCGGCGCGCTTGCCAAGGATCTGTACGTAAGTTGCGAGACTGACGTTAGCGTGATCCTGAACCAGCTTTCCGAGCTCAAGGTGGCTGCTGCGGTCATCGATTCCGTCCAAACGGTATACGATCCCGACCTCGACGGCTCTCCTGGGAGCGTGGGCCAGATCAGGGAATGCGGCCTCAAGTTTCTGAATTTCGCAAAGGCCCATTCCACCGCCATTTTTCTCGTAGGACACGTGACGAAGGAAGGCGCCGTGGCGGGCCCGAGAGTGCTCGAGCACATGGTGGACGCGGTGCTCTATCTCGAAGGAGAAAGGTATCAGAACTATCGGGTATTGCGGGCGGCCAAGAACAGATTTGGCTCGACAAACGAGATAGGCGTTTTCGAAATGGACCAACGCGGACTCAGGGAGGTGACAAATCCCTCCCGGGTCTTTCTTTCCGAGAGAGACTCGGGTGTTTCCGGTTCCGTCGTGGTTAGCAGCATAGAGGGAACAAGGCCTTTGCTGGTCGAGCTTCAGGCTCTGGTGTCGCGCTCTGGATATGGTTTTCCTCAAAGAGCGGCCACGGGCTACGATGCCAGGAGGCTTTCGGTACTCCTGGCGGTGCTCGAGAAAAGAATGGGGCTCAGGTTGGGTTCCATGGATGTTTTCATAAACGTGGCCGGCGGGATAAGGCTTGACGAGCCAGGCAGCGATCTCGGACTTGTTGTCGCAGTCGCTTCCAGCTACAAGGACACACCAGTCAAGGCTCACACGGCGATGGCCGGGGAAGTCGGGCTCGGCGGTGAAGTAAGAAGAGTGTCACAGATCGAGCAGAGGGTCAAGGAGGCCGCAAAGCTTGGATTCGAGAGAATAATCGTTCCCTCCGGCAATGTTTCCGACGTCAGTTCGATCAAGGAAATCGAAATCGTGGGTGTGGACGACGTGAGAGGTGCAATCAACCGGACTTTGGAGAAATCGAAAGTTGAAAAGAAATCCTGAAGTTGCCGCATCTTTGAGACGTCGAGAGCTGAAAGACCGTTCCGGAGTGGCTGCGATTGTGGTGGCCGCCGGCGCCGGGCGAAGGATGGGTACAAAGCGCGAGAAGGTCTTTGTAACGCTCGGCGGGAAGCCTCTCCTCTTCTACAGTCTCAAGGCGCTCGAAGTCTCGCCGGAGATAGAGCGGGTAGTGATAGTCGTGAGGAAGGAGTCTCTTGAGGAATGTCGCGAATTCGTCAGGCGTTTCCGCTTCAAGAAAGTGCAAGCCATCGTGGCTGGAGGCAAGAGAAGGCAGGACTCGGTGGAGAATGGTCTGAGATTCGTCGGAGAGTCCAGATTTGTCCTCGTCCACGACGGAGCGAGACCATTCCTCAGCAGGCGGCTCGTGTCGAGAACTGTCGCGGCGTGCAAGAGGGCAGGCGCCGCGATTGCTGCGCTCCCCGTAACGGACACCCTGAACAGGGTGAGCGGAGGCGCGATAGAGAGAACACTCCCCAGAGAAAACCTGTGGTTGGTCCAGACACCTCAGGTTTTCGGAAAGAAGATCATCGAAGATGCCTTTCGGCGCTGGCCTCGACGCGTGACCGCCACGGACGACGCTTCCATGGTGAAGAAGAGTGGGAAGCGGGTCACCGTCGTGGAGGGGGATTCGTTCAACATCAAGGTCACGTTCCCCGGCGATCTTGCGCTTGCCGAATCGTTGCTTCGACTGAACAGGAGGCCGTGGGACTAGCCTTGAGCGATCCCGGTAGCGGTCTCAATAAGAGCTGCGAACCTTAGGGCGGGTTATTCCACATGGAAGTTGGTCACAAAATTGGCCTAGGCTACGATGCTCATCCCTTTGCAGATGCGCGCGCCCTGGTTTTGGGCGGTGTCACGATACCGTATTCGAAGGGGCTATCGGGTCACTCGGACGCCGACGTTCTCTGCCACGCAATCGCGGATGCCATTCTCGGAGCAATGGCCGCGGGGGACATAGGCCAGCTATTTCCGGACACCGACGCGAAATACAAGGGCATATCCAGCCTCGCACTTCTCTCCAGTGTCGCAGAGTTGTTGAAGTCCAAGGGCGGGCGGATAGTCAATCTGGACGCGACGATAATTCTGGAAGAACCTTGCGTTTCCCCCCATTTCGGCGAGATGAAAGAGAACATCGGCAGAGCCCTGGGCATTGACGCTCATACGGTTTCAATCAAGGCCACGCGAAACGAAGGCATGGGTTTCGTCGGCCGAGGAGAAGGTGCCGCCGCACTCGCCGTGGCGCTGGTGACGTGGAAAGTGAGGCCCCAATCTTGAGCGAGACTCGCGTTCGCTTTGCACCCAGCCCCACTGGAAGCCTTCACGTCGGAGGCGCGAGGACCGCTCTCTACAACTGGTTCTTCGCAAGGGGTAGGCGCGGGAGCTTCGTTCTCAGGATGGAAGACACGGACGTTACCAGGTCTTCGCCGGAGTCGGAGGCCGGCGTCATCGAGGACCTGAAGTGGCTCGGCGTCGAATGGGAAGAAGGACCCGATTGCGGAGGGAACTACGGCCCTTACAGACAGTCGGAGCGGAAGGATCTGTACAAGGATTTCGCGCAAAGACTCGTTGATTCAGGAAGAGCGTATCGCTGCTACTGCACTCCGGAGGAACTGGAACAGAGGAAGCAGAGCCGCCTTTCCGAGGGCCGGTCTGCACACTACGACGGCCACTGCCTCGATCTTTCCGGCGAGAAGCTCTCTCAATTCGAGAACGAAGGCAGACGTTCGAGCATCAGGTTCAAGGCGCCCGACAGGGAGTTTGTCCTCGATGACGTCGTGAGGGGAGAAGTGCGATTCCCCAAGGAAATGGTCGGGGACTTCATCATTCTTCGCTCTGACGGAATGCCGACCTACAATTTCTCGTGCGTCGTCGATGACCATCTCATGAAGATAACTCACGTCATAAGAGGCGAGGAGCACCTCTCCAACACGTTGAGGCAGCTCATGCTTTACGAGACCCTCCGGATCGAGCCTCCGACGTTCGCGCATCTTTCGATTCTTCTCAATCGCGCCAGGGCCAAGCTCAGCAAGAGAGAAGGCGCCGCGTCGATTTCGGAGTTCAGAAAGATGGGCTACGTTCCGGAAGCCATCGTCAACTACCTGGCCCTTCTCGGCTGGTCGCCCGGCCACGACAAAGAGATTATGAACAGAGAAGAGATGATCAGGGATTTCTCTCTCGAGAGGGCCGCGAAGTCGGCCGCCGTCTTTGACGTCGAAAAACTGGACTGGATGAACTGTCACTACATCAGGACACTCGATTTGGACTACGTCTTTGGTCTGAGCGCTCCTTTTTTCGCGCAGAGTTCACTCAAGGACGCCGGCAGAGAGACGCTCAAGAAGATTCTGGCTGCCACGAGAAGAGGTCTGGTAAAACTCTCGGACTTGCAGTACCATGTTTCCGTATTCGAGGGCGAGATTCCACGATATGAACCCGATGTGCTCGGTCTGTTGAAAGAAACTTCGTCCGTGGACGTAATTTCAAGTGCGTTCAAACTCCTCGAGGCGTCGAATGTTTCGTCTCAGGGCGAAGCAAAAGCCTGGCTTGCGGCCGTGGGCCGCGAGACCGGGAAAAAAGGCAAAGAGCTTTTTGTGCCTGTGCGAGCGGCCCTTACCGGGAAGATTCACGGACCCGAGCTGCCCGAGGTCATAGAAATTCTGGGCAGAGAAGTTTGCCTCAGAAGATTGAAGCACGCGATTGGAGGACAACTATGAGGATTGCGGTCCTGATGGGCGGCGTTTCGAGCGAGCGAGAGGTCTCTCTGGCTTCAGGCAAAGAAGTCGCGAGAGCCCTGCGGGAAGTGGGGCACGAGGTAGCGGAAATAGACGTTAAGGACGAGCTCGACACTTCTCATCTGAGCTCCTCTTCGGGCAACAACAAAGCGCTGATTGATTTTGTTTCGAATCCCGACGTTGTCTCGAGCGAAGTCGTTTTCATCGCTCTGCACGGAGGGGCGGGAGAGGACGGTACCGTGCAAGCTCTCCTCGACATCATGTGCAAACCCTACACAGGCTCGGGCATGCTGGCCTCCGCTCTCTCGATGGACAAGGTTCTCTCCAAGAGGATCTTTGAGCAGGCCGGTATTCCCACTCCGGATTGGAGGAACGTGGAAGACGCAAACTCGAACAGCATCGAGGCCGCCGTATCGAGTCTGGGCGGTCTGCCGGTCGTTACGAAACCTAGAAATCAGGGCTCCACAATCGGGATCAGCATAGTGAAGGAAGAGGCTCAAGTGGTTCCCGCGGTGGAGAGCGCACTCAAGTACTCGAGCGACATCCTCGTCGAAAAGTACATCGTTGGCAGGGAGCTGACGGTGGGAATACTGGGAGACGGCGCTCTGCCTGTGATAGAAGTGGCGCCCGAGAAAGGATTCTACAACTACGAATGCAAGTACACGAGAGGCAAGAGCAAGTACATCGTCCCGGCGAAGATCGCCGCGAGTAAATCCCAGGAGGCCCAAGAGCTTGCGCTCAAGGCTTATCGGGTTCTCGGTTGCGAGGATTTCGCGAGAGTTGACTTCCGCCTCTCACACGAAGGACAGTTGCAGTGCCTTGAAGTGAATACCATTCCCGGGATGACCGGGACAAGCCTTGTGCCGATGGCTGCCAGGGCAAGTGGACGAGCATTTCCACAACTGGTGGACAAAATCTGCAGGCTTGCACTTTCCCGTCGAGGAATAGCGATTCCGGCAGGAGCAATCCAGGAGGAGCCACATGGATGACGTAGAACTGATGCTGAAAGAGCTAACTGAAGCGGTTGGCGTTTCGGGGCACGAAGAGGAAGTGTCGCGTGCAATGCAAAAATACCTGGTCGGGCTGGGACAAGTCTCCCACGACAGGCTTGGCAGCCTCATATGCAAGAAGACGGGCAAGGAAAATGGACCCTCCATAATGCTGGCCGCGCACATGGACGAAGTGGGCTTCATGGTGAAGCAGGTCACAAAAGAGGGATTCATCAAGTTCCTTCCTCTCGGAGGATGGTGGGGACACGTGGCCCTGGCCCAGCGCGTTATGGTGTGCACGTCGAAGGGGCAGTTCATCGGCATAGTCGGCTCAAAGCCTCCTCACGAGCTTCAGGACGAAGAGAAGAAAAAAGTGATGGACTTCAAGGAGATGTTCATCGACGTAGGAGCCGCAACCTACTTTGACGTTAAGAAGAAGCTGGGCGTGAAGCCTGGAGACCCGATAGTTCCTTACAGCCCCTTCACCGTCATGGGTAACAATCGACTCTACATGTCGAAGGCGTGGGACGACAGGGTCGGCTGCGCCGTCATCATTGATGTCCTGCGGAGGCTCAAGAACGTTCGCCATCCCAACGTTGTGTACGGCGTAGGTACCGTTCAGGAGGAGGTCGGACTGAGGGGCGCACAGACCAGCGTGTCGGCCGTGAAGCCCGACGTGGGTCTTGCACTGGACGTCAGCATTGCTCATGACGTGCCTGGAGGCGCCGATGGAAGAGAAGAGAAGATCGGAGCAGGCGCGGCCATACTCGTTTACGACGGTTCGATGATTCCCAACACAAAACTGCGCGATCTCGTCGTCAGGGTGGCCGAAGCCAACCGCATCGCGCATCACTTCGCTTACGTCGAGAGGGGTGGGACCGACGGCGGAAAGATACATCTGCACAACGCCGGAGTTCCTACTCTGTCCATAGGAATACCGACGAGGTACATACACAGTCACACCGGAGTACTTGACAGGAAAGATTTCGAAGCCGTTGTGTTCCTCGTCACGGAGGTCGTGAAGAGCCTCGACGCCAAGACAGTCGCAGGGCTCACGCGATAGGAGAACGATGAGTTTCCTTCTCGATGATCTTCGCGCTGCCATGGATAGAGACCCTGCTGCGACCAACGCGGTCGAGGTTCTTTTCACTTATTCCGGCTTTCACGCCGTTTGTTGGTACAGAATCGCACACAGGCTCTATCACTGGCGCGTGCCCTTGCTTCCAAAGCTGATATCTCACACCGCGCGTTTCTGGACTGGGATAGAGATTCATCCCGCGGCGGAGATTGGAAGCGGCTTCTTTATTGATCATGGCACCGGGGTCGTCATCGGAGAGACTTCGATAATCGGAAATGACGTGACACTCTTCCAGGGTGTCACGCTGGGAGGCACAGGGAAGGAGCGGGGTAAGAGGCATCCTACGCTGGGCGACAGGGTCGTGGTGGGCGCCGGAGCAAAGATACTGGGAGACATCACAATCGGAGACGACGTGTACGTCGGGGCCAACGCCGTCGTTCTGCGAGACGTCCCCGGGAATTCCACGGTCGTCGGCATTCCCGGGAGAATGGCGAAGAGAGAAGGGAGAAGAGTGCCTTCTGTTACGCTCGATCACGTCCATTTGCCGGATCCGATTACCAGAGACCTCGAGAGTCTTCACAGGGAAATCAGGAGAATCGAGGACTATCTCAAAAAATGGGAAGGCGGCCCGCAGGTCTCCTTTCTGTCGGAAGAGCACAAACCGGGAGCAGAACGCACGGGAGAGAACGAAGACAGTGAAGGGGCAGAACACAACGAGGGGGAAGAGCACTAGAGATGGCCATCCACATTCACGACAATCTGAGGCGGAAGAAGGTAGAATTCGTTCCTCTCAATAGTGATTACGTGGGAATGTACGTCTGCGGCATGACGGTTCAGGACAAACCGCACATCGGGCACATGTACTCGTCCATCGCGGGAGACACGGTCAGGCGCTACCTCGAATACAAGGGCTACAACGTCAGATACGTCTACAACTTCACGGACGTGGACGACAAGATAATCCAGAAATCGAACGAAGAAAACGTGCCCTGGCAGGACATAGCGCAACGGAACATCGACACGTACTTCAAATACGCGCGGCTTCTCGGAATAAAACCGGCGACGGTCTACCCCAAGGCCAGCGAGCACATGTCAGACATAATCGAGTTGATCAGGAAGATCGAAGAGAAGGGTTGCGCCTACGAGAGTGGAGGCGACGTCTACTTTGCCGTGGAAGCCTGGCCGGGTTACGGCAAGCTTTCCGGCAGGAGACTCGACGAACTGCGCGCCGGGGCCAGAGTCGACCCTGGCGACAAGAAGAGAAATCCCTTGGACTTCGCATTGTGGAAGGCGGCGAAAGAAGGTGAACCCTCGTGGAAGAGTCCGTGGGGACAGGGAAGGCCGGGCTGGCACATAGAGTGCTCCGCGATGTCCATGAAATACCTCGGAGAATCGTTTGACTTGCACGGCGGAGGGCAGGACCTCATCTTTCCGCATCACGAAAACGAGATTGCTCAGTCTGAGACTGCCACGGGGAAACCCTTCGTGAACTTCTGGATCGAAAAC
Coding sequences within it:
- a CDS encoding ABC transporter permease, which produces MNGNHTLVGAEALGKKMVGGVEEIGKVFLFLLTILRATPGFWKKGHLVVEQMMAMGIESLPLVLVTSLFTGGVAAVQAAYQFQDYVPMRYLGSVIGKSVVIELGPVLTALVVAGRVGASIAAELGTMKVTEQIDALETIGISPIRYLAVPRFIAGMVMLPVVTIFSDFLAIAGAYAVAYFSLNVSSNVFMEGLRLFFHLQDVFGGLVKSLFFGVVIATMGCYFGFNAEGGAEGVGRATTKAVVGSCLLILVLDYLLASLLFRVIFA
- a CDS encoding ABC transporter ATP-binding protein, with translation MIVIEKLEKSFNGQRVLRELDLTIQSRESLVVIGRSGCGKSVLLKHVIGLMRPDSGHVYIDSDDVTAMSETELNVLRKRFGMVFQGAALFDSLTVGENIALPLREHTTLSEDEILDRVRGKLRLVGLEGIEAASPASLSGGMKKRVGLARAIAMDPEFVLYDEPTTGLDPIMADAINSLIRTLQKQLSITSVAVTHDMRSAYRIGDTIAMLHDGKIIYKGTPDEIRKCEDPIVCQFITGNASGPMSQSQETKNSMGNRRS
- a CDS encoding MlaD family protein; this translates as MDRRGAELKVGIAVIFALVVLVGGIIWIKGFKIASQSYPVRIAFDEVGGLGTGDPVTVQGVTKGSVKNIELGRALVYVDISMDKSIVITNDTQFVIRNIGLMGEKYVAVKLGKSQQKVREGQILRGAYESGIPEVVGELGVALKEFERTVSTVRNAVEEIETEGEVKATFGDLRAFSSEMRGTIEENRDNLRAAIEDMRYASGKLKEFAQVRGPEIDNMVSRLTTTSESIEELVGQLEKLSNSMELVLRKVERGEGSLGKLVNDESLHREMTATLEDTRALIADIKLHPKRYLKVSIF
- the radA gene encoding DNA repair protein RadA, with protein sequence MKVQKKIVFVCQNCGYESGKWFGKCPTCGEWNSSIEEERRKTREKWVEGGIALKQPRRLEDISDSEVERIATGIDEFDRVLGGGLVHGELVLVGGDPGIGKSTLLLQALSKLVENGQAGFYVSGEESEAQTRMRARRLGALAKDLYVSCETDVSVILNQLSELKVAAAVIDSVQTVYDPDLDGSPGSVGQIRECGLKFLNFAKAHSTAIFLVGHVTKEGAVAGPRVLEHMVDAVLYLEGERYQNYRVLRAAKNRFGSTNEIGVFEMDQRGLREVTNPSRVFLSERDSGVSGSVVVSSIEGTRPLLVELQALVSRSGYGFPQRAATGYDARRLSVLLAVLEKRMGLRLGSMDVFINVAGGIRLDEPGSDLGLVVAVASSYKDTPVKAHTAMAGEVGLGGEVRRVSQIEQRVKEAAKLGFERIIVPSGNVSDVSSIKEIEIVGVDDVRGAINRTLEKSKVEKKS
- the ispD gene encoding 2-C-methyl-D-erythritol 4-phosphate cytidylyltransferase, with translation MKRNPEVAASLRRRELKDRSGVAAIVVAAGAGRRMGTKREKVFVTLGGKPLLFYSLKALEVSPEIERVVIVVRKESLEECREFVRRFRFKKVQAIVAGGKRRQDSVENGLRFVGESRFVLVHDGARPFLSRRLVSRTVAACKRAGAAIAALPVTDTLNRVSGGAIERTLPRENLWLVQTPQVFGKKIIEDAFRRWPRRVTATDDASMVKKSGKRVTVVEGDSFNIKVTFPGDLALAESLLRLNRRPWD
- the ispF gene encoding 2-C-methyl-D-erythritol 2,4-cyclodiphosphate synthase gives rise to the protein MEVGHKIGLGYDAHPFADARALVLGGVTIPYSKGLSGHSDADVLCHAIADAILGAMAAGDIGQLFPDTDAKYKGISSLALLSSVAELLKSKGGRIVNLDATIILEEPCVSPHFGEMKENIGRALGIDAHTVSIKATRNEGMGFVGRGEGAAALAVALVTWKVRPQS
- the gltX gene encoding glutamate--tRNA ligase; this translates as MSETRVRFAPSPTGSLHVGGARTALYNWFFARGRRGSFVLRMEDTDVTRSSPESEAGVIEDLKWLGVEWEEGPDCGGNYGPYRQSERKDLYKDFAQRLVDSGRAYRCYCTPEELEQRKQSRLSEGRSAHYDGHCLDLSGEKLSQFENEGRRSSIRFKAPDREFVLDDVVRGEVRFPKEMVGDFIILRSDGMPTYNFSCVVDDHLMKITHVIRGEEHLSNTLRQLMLYETLRIEPPTFAHLSILLNRARAKLSKREGAASISEFRKMGYVPEAIVNYLALLGWSPGHDKEIMNREEMIRDFSLERAAKSAAVFDVEKLDWMNCHYIRTLDLDYVFGLSAPFFAQSSLKDAGRETLKKILAATRRGLVKLSDLQYHVSVFEGEIPRYEPDVLGLLKETSSVDVISSAFKLLEASNVSSQGEAKAWLAAVGRETGKKGKELFVPVRAALTGKIHGPELPEVIEILGREVCLRRLKHAIGGQL
- a CDS encoding D-alanine--D-alanine ligase, yielding MRIAVLMGGVSSEREVSLASGKEVARALREVGHEVAEIDVKDELDTSHLSSSSGNNKALIDFVSNPDVVSSEVVFIALHGGAGEDGTVQALLDIMCKPYTGSGMLASALSMDKVLSKRIFEQAGIPTPDWRNVEDANSNSIEAAVSSLGGLPVVTKPRNQGSTIGISIVKEEAQVVPAVESALKYSSDILVEKYIVGRELTVGILGDGALPVIEVAPEKGFYNYECKYTRGKSKYIVPAKIAASKSQEAQELALKAYRVLGCEDFARVDFRLSHEGQLQCLEVNTIPGMTGTSLVPMAARASGRAFPQLVDKICRLALSRRGIAIPAGAIQEEPHG
- a CDS encoding M42 family metallopeptidase, whose protein sequence is MDDVELMLKELTEAVGVSGHEEEVSRAMQKYLVGLGQVSHDRLGSLICKKTGKENGPSIMLAAHMDEVGFMVKQVTKEGFIKFLPLGGWWGHVALAQRVMVCTSKGQFIGIVGSKPPHELQDEEKKKVMDFKEMFIDVGAATYFDVKKKLGVKPGDPIVPYSPFTVMGNNRLYMSKAWDDRVGCAVIIDVLRRLKNVRHPNVVYGVGTVQEEVGLRGAQTSVSAVKPDVGLALDVSIAHDVPGGADGREEKIGAGAAILVYDGSMIPNTKLRDLVVRVAEANRIAHHFAYVERGGTDGGKIHLHNAGVPTLSIGIPTRYIHSHTGVLDRKDFEAVVFLVTEVVKSLDAKTVAGLTR
- the cysE gene encoding serine O-acetyltransferase; translated protein: MSFLLDDLRAAMDRDPAATNAVEVLFTYSGFHAVCWYRIAHRLYHWRVPLLPKLISHTARFWTGIEIHPAAEIGSGFFIDHGTGVVIGETSIIGNDVTLFQGVTLGGTGKERGKRHPTLGDRVVVGAGAKILGDITIGDDVYVGANAVVLRDVPGNSTVVGIPGRMAKREGRRVPSVTLDHVHLPDPITRDLESLHREIRRIEDYLKKWEGGPQVSFLSEEHKPGAERTGENEDSEGAEHNEGEEH
- the cysS gene encoding cysteine--tRNA ligase, translating into MAIHIHDNLRRKKVEFVPLNSDYVGMYVCGMTVQDKPHIGHMYSSIAGDTVRRYLEYKGYNVRYVYNFTDVDDKIIQKSNEENVPWQDIAQRNIDTYFKYARLLGIKPATVYPKASEHMSDIIELIRKIEEKGCAYESGGDVYFAVEAWPGYGKLSGRRLDELRAGARVDPGDKKRNPLDFALWKAAKEGEPSWKSPWGQGRPGWHIECSAMSMKYLGESFDLHGGGQDLIFPHHENEIAQSETATGKPFVNFWIENGLMNLTGEKMSKSTKHFFSVEDVCAEVNPDTLKFYLLSSHYSSPVEFSRERLVEAEAALGRLTNVIRNAAILSKDVDSTLRPAEGELSQASRETESRFVEAMDDDFNSARAVGHLFDLAKAVNKEIEAGIMSAAQRAAIRGASEKLKELGQVLGIFWKDELFAEEFPQELKDLVGERETARKNKEWSRADEMRAKIEAAGFVVEDRAEGPVLRKKDS